In uncultured Treponema sp., one genomic interval encodes:
- a CDS encoding 5-formyltetrahydrofolate cyclo-ligase, with the protein MTKNELRKLLKTELSEVSANEKIVASKKACGLLFEFITKNDFDIVLSYIDLKNEISPLEMNHALMMQNKIVAVPKVVPKTQRMNFYILDNSMEILKQFETGAFGISEPIEKKENLFNAENFAKKKICVVVPGVAFGNKGQRLGHGMGFYDIYLSDLKKKCVQNNCSLFLAGLCFDFQIKENIPVDGNDIFMDSVFSDKKRYFFESTE; encoded by the coding sequence ATGACAAAAAATGAACTTAGGAAGCTTTTGAAAACTGAATTGTCCGAAGTAAGCGCAAATGAAAAAATTGTTGCGTCAAAAAAAGCGTGCGGCTTGCTTTTTGAATTTATCACGAAAAATGATTTTGACATTGTGCTTTCTTATATAGATTTAAAAAATGAAATTTCACCGTTGGAAATGAACCACGCGCTTATGATGCAAAATAAAATTGTTGCAGTTCCAAAAGTTGTTCCTAAAACTCAAAGAATGAATTTTTACATTCTTGACAATTCAATGGAAATTCTTAAGCAGTTTGAAACTGGCGCATTTGGAATTAGCGAGCCGATTGAAAAAAAAGAAAACTTATTCAATGCTGAAAACTTTGCAAAGAAGAAAATCTGCGTTGTTGTTCCGGGAGTGGCTTTTGGAAACAAAGGACAGCGGCTTGGGCACGGAATGGGATTTTATGATATTTACCTTTCTGATTTGAAGAAAAAATGTGTCCAGAATAATTGCAGTCTTTTTTTAGCTGGGCTTTGCTTTGATTTTCAGATAAAAGAAAATATTCCTGTTGACGGAAACGACATTTTTATGGATTCAGTTTTTTCAGATAAAAAACGCTATTTCTTTGAGTCAACAGAATAA
- a CDS encoding DUF4954 family protein — MLKITPACKINNLKKINPDFIKGKRNPTSEEIAVLEKNGNSSSDPEWKNFFVSSEDGKFNPSQIRQSDFSGTVIIGELFDSEISFHDLKLRTGIYSSNLKNVCIGDNCAIQNVRYLENYKIGSRVILFNIMEISCTEHSKFGEGLLKEGDPESNRIWIGVGNENNRRAVLPFAEMIPADAFLWSRFREDKELMQRFVELTEFGKSKETGTYGIVEDDVVIKNSTLLKDVKVCSCAYIKGALKLKNITILSSEDEPSQIGEGVEMVNGIMGYGSHVFYQAIAVRFVIGRNCHLKYGARLLNSVLGDNSTVSCCELLNNLIFPFHEQHHNSSFLIASTVMGQSNIASAATIGSNHNSRSPDCEMIAGRGFWPGLCSDFKFDSKFASFVLASKGSYVNELNITYPFSLVAPSYEDCTVHIIPAYWFLHNMFAIVRNKYKFQSRDKRFIKVQHIETNPLAPDTVQEIIFSINRLVELTSRYLKLPSDDCRKMTKENPNPELLEKFRELAKSAKDSASLLQIAKDYLHQNSDSKFLLVDDRCQKKFGAIIYKPAQGYKEYRRVLKYFAAESLMEYVLKNNRESLCPADFDEIEKIPLYTKWYNVGGQLIPEEKVEELFEKIKSHCINNWQQVHAYYDDCQKNYTEYKARYSVYIIEFLYSKKITEFDASDFEDLLQDVAFVAMNMLESSISIREKDFTDYFRSITFRNEEEKNAVLGTLCDDEFLKKLKASTEDFTNSLNKLFVLMH, encoded by the coding sequence ATGCTAAAAATAACTCCGGCTTGTAAAATAAATAATTTAAAAAAAATAAATCCTGATTTTATAAAGGGAAAGCGAAATCCTACTTCTGAAGAAATTGCAGTTCTGGAAAAAAACGGAAACTCTTCGTCTGACCCTGAATGGAAAAATTTTTTTGTAAGCTCTGAAGATGGAAAATTCAATCCGTCGCAAATCCGGCAGAGCGATTTTTCTGGAACTGTTATTATTGGAGAACTTTTCGATTCTGAAATTTCGTTCCATGATTTAAAGCTGCGCACAGGAATTTACAGTTCAAATTTAAAGAATGTTTGCATTGGCGATAATTGTGCTATTCAAAATGTAAGGTATCTTGAAAACTACAAAATCGGCTCACGTGTAATTCTCTTCAATATAATGGAAATATCCTGCACGGAGCATTCTAAATTTGGAGAGGGACTTTTAAAAGAAGGCGACCCTGAGTCAAATAGAATTTGGATTGGCGTTGGCAACGAAAATAACCGGCGCGCAGTTCTTCCTTTTGCTGAAATGATTCCGGCTGATGCTTTTTTGTGGTCAAGATTCCGCGAAGACAAAGAACTTATGCAGCGTTTTGTCGAGCTTACTGAATTTGGGAAATCAAAAGAAACTGGAACTTATGGAATTGTAGAAGATGATGTTGTCATAAAAAATTCAACGCTTTTAAAAGATGTAAAAGTCTGCTCATGCGCTTACATAAAAGGCGCTCTCAAGCTAAAAAATATTACAATTCTTTCTTCGGAAGATGAGCCTAGCCAGATTGGAGAAGGCGTGGAAATGGTCAATGGAATAATGGGCTACGGAAGCCATGTTTTTTATCAGGCTATTGCAGTCCGTTTTGTCATTGGAAGAAACTGCCACTTGAAATACGGCGCGCGTCTTTTAAACTCTGTGCTTGGAGACAATTCTACAGTTTCATGCTGCGAGCTTTTAAATAACTTGATTTTTCCGTTCCATGAGCAGCATCACAATTCTTCATTCTTGATTGCTTCAACTGTGATGGGGCAGAGCAATATAGCTTCGGCGGCGACGATTGGCTCTAACCATAATTCAAGAAGTCCTGACTGCGAAATGATTGCTGGCCGCGGATTTTGGCCGGGACTTTGCTCTGATTTTAAGTTTGATTCAAAATTCGCTTCGTTTGTTCTTGCTTCAAAAGGCAGCTATGTAAATGAACTGAATATAACTTATCCATTTTCTTTGGTCGCTCCAAGCTATGAAGATTGCACCGTTCACATTATTCCTGCTTACTGGTTTTTGCATAATATGTTTGCAATTGTGCGCAATAAATATAAATTCCAGTCGCGCGACAAAAGATTTATAAAAGTCCAGCATATTGAAACGAATCCGCTTGCTCCAGATACTGTGCAGGAAATTATTTTTTCTATTAACAGGCTTGTTGAGCTTACTTCAAGATATTTAAAGCTTCCGTCTGATGACTGCCGGAAAATGACAAAGGAAAATCCCAATCCTGAGCTTCTTGAAAAATTCCGGGAGCTGGCAAAGTCTGCAAAGGATTCCGCGTCGCTTCTTCAGATTGCAAAAGATTATCTTCATCAGAATTCGGATTCAAAATTTCTTCTTGTTGACGACCGCTGCCAGAAAAAATTCGGAGCGATTATTTACAAGCCCGCGCAAGGCTACAAGGAATATCGCCGTGTTTTAAAATATTTTGCGGCTGAAAGTTTGATGGAATATGTTTTAAAAAACAACCGCGAAAGTCTTTGCCCGGCTGATTTTGATGAGATTGAAAAAATTCCGCTTTATACAAAATGGTACAATGTTGGCGGCCAGCTGATTCCAGAAGAAAAAGTTGAAGAGCTTTTTGAAAAAATAAAATCGCATTGCATAAATAATTGGCAGCAGGTTCACGCTTATTATGATGACTGCCAGAAAAACTACACAGAATATAAGGCGCGCTATTCCGTTTATATAATAGAATTTCTTTATTCCAAGAAAATTACAGAATTCGATGCCAGCGATTTTGAAGATCTTTTGCAGGATGTTGCTTTTGTTGCAATGAATATGCTTGAATCTTCAATTTCTATACGTGAAAAAGATTTTACAGATTATTTCCGCTCAATAACTTTCAGAAATGAAGAGGAAAAAAATGCTGTGCTTGGAACTTTGTGCGATGACGAGTTCCTGAAAAAACTCAAGGCTTCAACGGAAGATTTTACGAATTCGCTGAACAAGCTTTTTGTGCTTATGCATTGA
- a CDS encoding FtsX-like permease family protein: MNYAKLSVRSLLLRWRQYISLFFVCAVGAGVSLFSFFLINGMLSSLSMKAEIYYGGNYQFLGGRNNLEFYDCREFVEKLSGIFPAGTVVSPRFDFDADSASFYYEGVEVRQRVIKGVDFEKEKILFSKFNYVQGSADGIAGTNGILISEKIASMLEVSTGDSITFMLRTGPGYINTVQLVVKGIFKDSSVFGTYTSYVDIDFLRKAYCSPEFYANRIGIFFPDSVPSAKDTLKYQALLEKEFNMYKLVNDKYDFYDPLLAGQFSEPIYAFIVLDANMEDLGVIIDAMKIITSLVIAALVIIIVVGISSTYRVIVMKRINEIGIYKAIGMERGSVILLLLSEALVLLISGCACGWGFCLLLEFIVKQFNFSFIPAFDMFLTNGYIVPMNSFGGAMLIFAVIIFTTVSAILFSLRAAIRITPVQALTVTE; this comes from the coding sequence ATGAACTACGCTAAGCTTTCCGTCCGCTCGTTGCTTTTAAGGTGGCGGCAGTACATTTCTCTTTTTTTTGTTTGCGCTGTTGGTGCCGGAGTTTCGCTTTTTTCTTTTTTCCTTATAAACGGAATGTTGTCTTCTCTTTCGATGAAGGCTGAAATTTATTACGGCGGAAATTATCAGTTTTTAGGCGGAAGAAATAATTTGGAATTTTACGACTGCCGGGAATTTGTTGAAAAGCTTTCTGGAATTTTTCCGGCTGGAACTGTTGTTTCTCCAAGATTTGATTTTGATGCGGATTCCGCTTCGTTTTATTATGAAGGCGTTGAAGTCCGTCAGCGTGTAATAAAAGGCGTTGACTTTGAAAAAGAAAAAATTCTGTTTTCAAAATTCAATTACGTGCAGGGAAGCGCAGACGGAATTGCAGGAACAAACGGCATTTTGATTTCAGAAAAAATCGCATCCATGCTGGAAGTTTCAACTGGAGATTCCATAACATTTATGCTTAGAACCGGGCCGGGCTACATAAATACTGTTCAGCTTGTTGTAAAAGGCATTTTCAAAGATTCAAGCGTGTTTGGAACTTACACTTCTTATGTTGACATTGATTTTCTGCGGAAGGCTTATTGCTCGCCGGAATTTTATGCAAATAGAATCGGAATATTTTTTCCTGATTCAGTTCCTTCTGCAAAAGATACTTTGAAATATCAGGCTCTTCTTGAAAAAGAATTCAATATGTACAAGCTGGTTAATGATAAGTACGATTTTTACGATCCGCTTTTAGCCGGGCAATTCAGCGAGCCGATTTATGCGTTTATAGTTTTGGACGCAAACATGGAAGATTTGGGCGTTATAATTGACGCGATGAAAATAATAACTTCGCTTGTAATTGCGGCTCTTGTAATAATAATTGTTGTTGGAATCAGCAGCACTTACAGAGTTATTGTAATGAAGCGAATAAATGAAATCGGAATTTACAAGGCGATTGGAATGGAGCGCGGTTCTGTGATTTTGCTTTTGCTTAGCGAGGCACTTGTGCTTTTAATTTCCGGCTGTGCGTGCGGCTGGGGATTTTGCTTGCTTTTGGAATTCATTGTAAAGCAGTTCAATTTTTCTTTTATTCCGGCGTTTGATATGTTTTTGACAAACGGATATATTGTTCCCATGAACTCTTTTGGCGGCGCAATGCTGATTTTTGCAGTCATAATTTTTACTACAGTTTCTGCGATTTTGTTTTCTCTAAGAGCCGCTATAAGAATTACTCCGGTTCAGGCGTTGACTGTAACAGAATGA
- a CDS encoding FtsX-like permease family protein yields MLFYLAFKNIISRKSSFVIVLFIAFAVMLMAVINSVFDSTENGIEKVFSKSFTGDLAIFPKSDIPLSLFGDETPVTGTLTKINTLVPFGEISDCLNSIPEIEKSVPQVTGTAALEFNGKRTPVWIFGVPAEKYFECMSSIKILEGSPFSDSERGVMLSKKYVQEMNISVGDTVQFLVVDGPTFRIRAAKLSCVYEYPVENSTLDRIVLADAFTVRSLMDMSESVADTSFIGEEKTDLLESDLDIESLFDDAEDICAVVVENPFEEIQPVLEEPKTFDSSSWNYIVCSLSQGENPKKTIRNLNRIFKKNSWPVRAVAWRTAAGSTALYLYWMRVIFNVGVIVILVAGFIIINNTLVVNVLNRTQEIGTLRAQGASRAFVSLQCMAETFMLTITAGILGCIFGAICTAALSSMNIEFKNVFLIQLFGTDHLAVATSFSIMCKSMLLSVLLGLLGWIYPVRTALKVNPVQAMQGAV; encoded by the coding sequence ATGCTTTTTTATTTGGCTTTCAAGAATATCATATCAAGAAAAAGCTCGTTTGTTATTGTTCTTTTTATTGCATTTGCCGTTATGCTTATGGCTGTTATAAATTCAGTTTTTGACAGCACAGAAAACGGAATTGAAAAAGTTTTTTCCAAAAGTTTTACAGGCGACCTTGCGATTTTTCCAAAAAGTGATATTCCGCTGAGCCTCTTTGGGGACGAAACTCCAGTAACGGGAACTCTTACAAAAATAAATACGCTCGTTCCTTTTGGTGAAATTTCAGATTGCCTGAATTCGATTCCTGAAATAGAAAAAAGTGTTCCGCAGGTTACTGGAACTGCCGCCTTGGAATTTAACGGAAAAAGAACGCCTGTCTGGATTTTTGGAGTTCCTGCTGAAAAGTATTTTGAATGTATGTCTTCTATAAAAATTCTTGAAGGCTCTCCTTTTTCAGATTCCGAAAGAGGCGTGATGCTTTCAAAAAAATATGTGCAAGAAATGAATATTTCTGTTGGAGACACAGTTCAGTTTCTTGTTGTTGACGGTCCTACTTTTAGAATCCGCGCGGCAAAACTTTCCTGTGTTTATGAATATCCTGTTGAAAATTCCACGCTGGACAGAATTGTTCTTGCGGACGCTTTTACAGTCCGTTCGCTTATGGATATGTCTGAATCTGTTGCGGACACTTCATTTATCGGAGAAGAAAAAACTGATTTGCTTGAAAGCGATTTGGATATTGAATCTCTTTTTGATGACGCGGAAGATATTTGTGCAGTCGTTGTTGAAAATCCGTTTGAAGAAATTCAGCCTGTCTTGGAAGAGCCAAAAACTTTTGACAGTTCTTCCTGGAACTATATTGTCTGCTCTCTTTCTCAAGGTGAAAATCCAAAAAAGACAATAAGAAATTTGAATCGGATTTTTAAAAAGAATTCCTGGCCGGTACGCGCTGTTGCTTGGAGAACTGCCGCTGGAAGCACGGCTTTGTATCTTTACTGGATGCGGGTAATTTTCAATGTTGGCGTAATTGTTATTCTTGTGGCGGGATTTATAATTATAAACAATACGCTTGTTGTAAACGTTCTTAACCGCACGCAGGAAATCGGAACTTTAAGAGCGCAGGGAGCTTCAAGAGCTTTTGTTTCGCTTCAGTGCATGGCTGAAACTTTTATGCTTACAATAACGGCTGGAATTCTGGGCTGCATTTTTGGAGCGATATGCACAGCCGCATTGTCTTCCATGAACATTGAATTTAAAAATGTTTTTCTGATCCAGCTTTTTGGAACTGACCATCTTGCTGTTGCCACGTCATTTTCGATTATGTGCAAGTCAATGCTTCTTTCTGTTTTGCTTGGGCTTTTGGGCTGGATTTATCCTGTTAGAACCGCTTTAAAAGTTAATCCTGTTCAGGCTATGCAGGGGGCAGTCTGA
- a CDS encoding outer membrane lipoprotein-sorting protein: MKNFKKIVSFVFFVSAGISVFAASHDELLKQAQENTAFYGTDFKGFYSVVQEKPGEGKNVTEAIMYRRDSESKWTILVTGPAKDKGKGYLQYDNNIWFYDPADHRFTFTSARDKFQNTNANNSDFAPQFYYRDYSIENSSEVMLGKLECVMFVLKAKVQNVDYPELHLWVTKNDGLVRKKEDYSLSGQKLRTTAIPSYQIVQASGKNYYIPVKMLITDNLRGKKIGEKTQFERTQITITNITFDRVENSVYTKPYLEMMSEK, encoded by the coding sequence ATGAAAAATTTTAAGAAAATTGTCAGCTTTGTTTTTTTTGTTTCCGCAGGAATTTCTGTTTTTGCAGCTTCACATGACGAGCTTTTAAAGCAGGCGCAGGAAAACACAGCTTTTTACGGAACGGACTTTAAAGGATTTTATTCAGTTGTTCAGGAAAAGCCCGGCGAAGGAAAAAATGTTACGGAAGCCATTATGTACCGCAGAGACAGCGAGTCAAAATGGACAATTCTTGTTACAGGTCCTGCAAAAGACAAAGGAAAAGGCTATCTTCAGTATGACAACAATATTTGGTTCTACGATCCTGCCGACCACAGATTCACATTTACAAGCGCGCGGGACAAATTTCAAAATACAAACGCGAACAATTCAGACTTTGCGCCGCAGTTTTACTACAGGGATTATTCAATAGAAAATTCTTCGGAAGTAATGCTCGGCAAACTCGAATGCGTAATGTTTGTGCTAAAGGCAAAAGTCCAGAATGTGGATTATCCCGAATTGCATCTTTGGGTTACAAAAAATGACGGACTTGTGCGCAAAAAGGAAGATTACAGCCTTTCCGGACAGAAACTTAGAACAACTGCGATTCCTTCGTATCAGATAGTTCAGGCTTCAGGTAAAAATTATTATATTCCTGTAAAAATGCTTATCACGGACAATTTGCGCGGAAAGAAAATCGGCGAAAAAACTCAGTTCGAGCGCACTCAGATTACGATTACAAATATAACTTTTGACCGTGTGGAAAATTCAGTTTACACAAAACCATATCTCGAAATGATGAGCGAAAAATAA
- the leuA gene encoding 2-isopropylmalate synthase: MTASMNPNGKYARVGDIELPNRKWPSNKITKAPIWCSVDLRDGNQALVNPMGIDTKLAFFDLLVKLGFKEIEVGFPASSDTEYEFIRRLIEENHIPDDVTIQVLCQAREALVKKTMESLKGCKQAIFHIYNSTSPAQRKYTFNKSKEEIKQIAVDGVKCIKSCLSDEDRKRIRLEYSPESFSHTEIDYAVEVCEAVKNEWGCSADNKIIMNLPTTVECYTPNVYADAIEYFAEHISDRENIIISTHCHNDRGTGVASCELALLAGADRVEGCLFGNGERTGNLDIVNVALNMYSQGIDPQLDFHDIQSVGELYTKFTEMEINPRTPYVGELVFTAFSGSHQDAIRKGMAARTKMPKNALWDVPYILIDPHDIGRQYEGIIRINSQSGKGGAAYILEQEYGICLPKAMHPALGELIKKAADESQRELDKSEIYDLFVKHWLEAKGNLSIVDLAETHLEGKENSESTSCRAVVEWKGKRYSIGKTGNGPLDAFAGALSEIPAPKFSITAFHEHSIGTGNDTSAVAYVQITCEDGNQYWGAGKSTNVGRAGVDAVVSALNQIK, from the coding sequence ATGACTGCAAGTATGAATCCAAACGGAAAGTATGCGCGCGTTGGCGACATTGAGCTTCCGAACAGAAAATGGCCTTCAAACAAAATAACAAAGGCTCCAATCTGGTGTTCTGTTGATTTAAGAGATGGAAATCAGGCTCTTGTAAATCCAATGGGAATTGACACAAAGCTTGCGTTTTTTGACCTTCTTGTAAAGCTTGGGTTTAAGGAAATTGAAGTTGGTTTCCCGGCTTCAAGCGACACTGAATATGAATTTATCCGCCGTCTTATTGAAGAAAATCACATTCCTGATGATGTTACGATTCAGGTTTTGTGCCAGGCGCGAGAGGCTCTTGTAAAGAAAACTATGGAATCTCTCAAAGGATGCAAGCAGGCGATTTTCCATATTTACAATTCAACTTCTCCGGCGCAGAGAAAATATACTTTCAATAAATCCAAGGAAGAAATCAAGCAGATTGCGGTTGACGGCGTAAAGTGCATAAAGTCCTGCCTTTCCGACGAAGACAGAAAAAGAATCCGCCTTGAATATTCCCCGGAAAGTTTTTCACACACTGAAATTGACTATGCGGTTGAAGTTTGCGAGGCTGTAAAAAATGAATGGGGCTGTTCTGCGGACAACAAGATTATTATGAATCTTCCGACAACAGTTGAATGCTACACTCCGAATGTTTATGCAGATGCGATTGAATATTTTGCAGAGCATATTTCCGACCGCGAAAACATAATTATAAGCACACACTGCCACAATGACCGCGGAACAGGTGTTGCTTCCTGCGAGCTTGCTTTGCTTGCCGGAGCAGACAGAGTTGAAGGCTGCCTTTTTGGAAATGGAGAGCGGACAGGAAATCTCGACATCGTGAATGTTGCTTTGAATATGTACAGCCAAGGAATAGATCCTCAGCTTGATTTCCATGACATTCAGAGTGTCGGCGAGCTTTATACAAAGTTTACGGAAATGGAAATAAATCCGCGCACTCCTTATGTTGGCGAGCTTGTGTTTACTGCGTTCAGCGGAAGCCATCAGGACGCAATCAGAAAAGGAATGGCGGCGCGCACAAAAATGCCTAAAAACGCGCTTTGGGATGTTCCTTATATTCTTATTGATCCGCACGACATCGGAAGGCAGTACGAGGGAATCATCAGAATCAACAGCCAGTCTGGAAAAGGCGGAGCGGCTTACATTCTTGAGCAGGAATACGGAATTTGTCTTCCAAAGGCAATGCATCCGGCTCTTGGCGAGCTGATAAAGAAAGCTGCCGACGAATCTCAGCGTGAGCTTGACAAGTCTGAAATTTACGATTTGTTTGTTAAGCATTGGCTTGAAGCAAAAGGAAATCTTTCGATTGTTGATTTGGCGGAAACTCATCTTGAAGGAAAAGAAAATTCCGAATCTACTTCTTGCCGCGCTGTTGTTGAATGGAAGGGAAAACGCTATTCAATCGGAAAAACAGGAAACGGACCTCTTGACGCATTTGCTGGTGCGCTTTCTGAAATTCCGGCTCCAAAGTTCAGCATAACGGCATTCCATGAGCACAGCATTGGAACAGGAAACGATACTTCCGCAGTCGCCTATGTGCAGATTACGTGCGAAGATGGAAACCAGTACTGGGGAGCTGGAAAATCAACTAACGTTGGCCGCGCCGGTGTTGACGCTGTTGTAAGCGCCTTGAACCAGATAAAATAG
- a CDS encoding insulinase family protein has protein sequence MPKKFFLCAAFFFCIEFVFSQAESAKENKPELSISTLQNGLTVFIIPDETSALLNVELVVKAGFSSQTSSTAGFFPLYTRLFSKSEKAKEILKAFSIQSECNADSSIFKAKVPPENLKLYLEQIAQCAASPNFSDKEIEDELSQMKKESLAYSKSTTGFINSAIDSRIFYKEPWKHDSGIYPAIFSGYNTRQARAILYNFVSKEFYTPYNSALFITGNITEKKALEISQEAFKDWNSKSTDSTFKKFKTENSQQSKCKKFVLAAKEFSPELTQIVVQYTSLSQSQADILSCAFNNANSKYKTMLPQIPELNIRSADFITAASAIKNGNSRFILQALIEEPSKGKSIADQAQTFLTAATECANLTEDEIKLVQNEIIKKYQELTGNSSNLISKLAEFWAMNKFETPENFYQGFEESVYQVENETTENISKTILNEEPYIFLLVNNSVYKKNKKSFDEQGYELVTQENASWYTNELLAKKAKQEMQTALEKSKSNKNPTIEIRPADYFYFNSIESIKHQELKNGIPVAVKENPNSKTVAVCISISGGKFASPESETILRAVLISAVAKNSKIENIKNQTDETASYISFEVFKEELENALKKISDALIYGTVSPVQADLLFREEGYEQRMKNADLGFQMKSNALAYLYRSTPFSKVFKTEEKERNSSSYQALLLEYTKLLNASLYSIAICGDVEFDKAIKYCQDTFEILKEQSERKELALPKPSFKNKERKVQLKHIYTTDLPANLAPKDSPRLVPTKNFSDPAQIYFKSTDDTVEDVEIFNSLLSTLCTEIQNILGNEISCKTEKASTKIPVGTIQADELKRTGIFFNAYKTAREKLIKELSEEETQNWACEKIKIQWKQKNLFATQTNSGTAKLMASFQKKEQYLTNYLYIENSLPQDFLDAIEKYFPEEPLMKVYSVDSKK, from the coding sequence ATGCCAAAAAAGTTTTTTTTATGCGCCGCATTTTTTTTCTGCATTGAATTTGTTTTTTCTCAAGCCGAATCAGCAAAGGAAAACAAGCCGGAACTAAGCATTTCAACACTTCAAAACGGACTCACAGTTTTTATAATTCCAGATGAAACAAGCGCGCTTTTAAATGTTGAGCTTGTTGTAAAAGCAGGTTTTTCAAGCCAGACTTCATCTACCGCCGGATTTTTTCCATTGTACACAAGGCTTTTTTCAAAATCAGAAAAAGCAAAAGAAATTTTAAAAGCGTTTTCGATACAATCAGAATGCAATGCGGATTCTTCAATTTTCAAAGCAAAAGTTCCGCCTGAAAATCTGAAACTTTACTTGGAGCAAATTGCACAATGTGCCGCCTCGCCAAATTTCAGCGACAAGGAAATTGAAGATGAACTTTCGCAAATGAAAAAAGAAAGCCTTGCATATTCAAAAAGCACAACTGGATTTATAAACAGCGCAATTGACTCGCGGATTTTTTACAAAGAACCGTGGAAACATGACTCTGGAATTTATCCTGCAATTTTTTCTGGTTACAACACAAGGCAAGCAAGGGCAATTTTGTACAATTTTGTTTCAAAAGAATTTTACACGCCATACAACAGCGCGCTTTTTATCACAGGAAATATAACTGAAAAAAAAGCACTGGAAATTTCTCAGGAAGCATTTAAAGACTGGAATTCCAAAAGCACAGATTCAACTTTTAAAAAATTCAAAACTGAAAATTCACAGCAAAGCAAATGCAAAAAATTTGTTCTTGCTGCAAAAGAGTTTTCCCCGGAGCTTACACAGATTGTTGTTCAATACACTTCACTTTCTCAAAGCCAGGCAGATATTTTGTCATGCGCTTTCAACAATGCAAACTCAAAATACAAAACAATGCTTCCTCAAATTCCAGAACTGAATATAAGGAGCGCAGATTTTATAACCGCAGCTTCCGCAATAAAAAATGGAAACTCAAGATTTATTTTGCAAGCATTAATTGAAGAGCCTTCAAAAGGAAAAAGCATCGCAGACCAAGCGCAAACTTTTTTAACCGCAGCAACTGAATGCGCAAATCTTACCGAAGATGAAATAAAACTTGTACAAAATGAAATAATAAAAAAATATCAAGAGCTTACAGGAAATTCCAGCAATCTAATTTCAAAGCTTGCAGAATTTTGGGCAATGAACAAATTTGAAACGCCGGAAAATTTTTACCAAGGATTTGAAGAATCTGTTTATCAAGTAGAAAATGAAACAACAGAAAATATTTCAAAAACAATTTTAAATGAAGAGCCTTATATTTTTTTGCTTGTAAATAATTCTGTCTATAAAAAAAATAAAAAATCATTTGACGAACAAGGATATGAACTTGTAACACAAGAAAACGCTTCTTGGTACACAAATGAGCTTCTTGCAAAAAAAGCAAAGCAAGAAATGCAAACAGCACTTGAAAAATCCAAATCAAACAAAAACCCAACGATAGAAATAAGACCAGCAGATTACTTTTATTTTAACAGCATTGAATCCATAAAACATCAAGAATTGAAAAATGGAATTCCTGTCGCAGTAAAAGAAAACCCGAACTCAAAAACTGTCGCAGTCTGCATTTCGATTTCTGGAGGAAAATTTGCTTCCCCAGAGTCGGAAACGATTTTAAGAGCTGTTTTAATTTCCGCAGTTGCAAAAAATTCAAAAATAGAAAACATAAAAAATCAAACAGACGAAACAGCTTCATACATTTCATTTGAAGTCTTTAAAGAAGAACTAGAAAATGCGCTCAAAAAAATTTCAGACGCATTGATTTACGGAACAGTTTCTCCAGTTCAGGCAGACTTGCTTTTTAGAGAAGAAGGATATGAACAAAGAATGAAAAACGCAGACTTAGGTTTTCAAATGAAATCAAATGCTCTTGCATATCTTTACCGCTCAACTCCATTCAGCAAAGTTTTTAAAACAGAAGAAAAAGAACGCAACTCGTCTTCGTACCAAGCATTGCTTTTGGAATACACAAAACTTTTGAACGCTTCATTGTACTCAATTGCAATTTGCGGCGATGTTGAATTTGACAAAGCCATAAAATATTGCCAAGACACATTTGAAATTTTAAAGGAACAATCCGAGCGAAAAGAACTTGCTCTTCCAAAACCTTCATTCAAAAACAAAGAAAGAAAAGTCCAGCTAAAGCACATTTACACAACAGACCTTCCTGCAAACCTTGCGCCAAAAGATTCTCCAAGACTTGTTCCAACAAAAAATTTTTCTGACCCGGCGCAGATTTATTTTAAATCAACAGACGACACAGTTGAAGATGTGGAAATTTTCAATTCGCTGCTTTCAACCTTATGTACAGAAATTCAAAATATTCTCGGAAATGAAATTTCATGCAAAACAGAAAAAGCTTCAACAAAAATTCCAGTCGGAACAATTCAAGCAGACGAATTAAAAAGAACAGGAATATTTTTTAACGCTTACAAAACTGCAAGAGAAAAACTCATCAAAGAACTTTCGGAAGAAGAAACTCAAAATTGGGCTTGTGAAAAAATAAAAATTCAATGGAAGCAAAAAAATCTTTTCGCAACACAAACCAACAGCGGAACTGCAAAGCTCATGGCTTCATTTCAGAAAAAAGAACAGTATTTGACAAATTATCTTTACATTGAAAATTCTTTGCCGCAAGATTTTTTAGATGCAATAGAAAAATATTTTCCAGAAGAACCATTGATGAAAGTTTATTCTGTTGACTCAAAGAAATAG